A window of the Selenomonadales bacterium genome harbors these coding sequences:
- the rpsQ gene encoding 30S ribosomal protein S17 translates to MEERNLRKVRQGVVVSDKMEKTVVVAIESMVQHPLYGRIVKQTKKFKAHNEDNVARLGDTVRIMETRPLSKEKCWRVVEIVKKAE, encoded by the coding sequence GTGGAAGAGAGAAACCTGCGCAAGGTCCGTCAAGGCGTAGTCGTCAGTGATAAGATGGAAAAGACCGTCGTTGTCGCTATCGAGTCGATGGTGCAACACCCGCTGTACGGGCGCATCGTCAAGCAGACCAAGAAGTTTAAGGCGCATAATGAGGATAATGTGGCGCGTTTAGGCGATACCGTGCGCATTATGGAGACTCGCCCGCTCAGCAAGGAAAAGTGCTGGCGCGTGGTCGAGATTGTAAAGAAGGCAGAATAA
- the rpmC gene encoding 50S ribosomal protein L29, translating into MKVKDMRDMNDAELMQKIDDLKGELFNLRFRLVTGQLENPMRIKEVRKTIARVKTILHERERNIG; encoded by the coding sequence ATGAAGGTTAAAGACATGCGCGACATGAACGATGCTGAGCTCATGCAGAAGATTGACGATCTAAAGGGCGAGTTGTTTAATCTCCGTTTCCGCCTCGTAACGGGCCAACTTGAGAACCCCATGCGGATTAAAGAAGTTCGTAAGACTATCGCTCGCGTGAAGACCATCTTGCACGAGCGCGAACGCAACATCGGCTAG
- the rplP gene encoding 50S ribosomal protein L16 produces the protein MLMPSRVKYRKMHRGKMKGRTKGGGFIAHGEYGLEALEAAWITSRQIEAARIAMTRYIKRGGQVWIRIFPHKPVTQKPAETRMGAGKGSPEYWVAVVKPGRIMFEIAGVDETSAREALRLAGHKLPIRTKFVTRAKVDGDANEG, from the coding sequence ATGTTGATGCCCAGCAGGGTAAAGTACCGCAAGATGCACAGAGGGAAAATGAAGGGGCGTACCAAGGGCGGCGGTTTTATCGCTCATGGCGAGTACGGCCTAGAGGCTCTCGAAGCTGCCTGGATTACGAGCCGTCAAATTGAAGCGGCGCGTATCGCGATGACTAGGTACATCAAGCGCGGCGGCCAAGTCTGGATTCGCATTTTCCCGCACAAGCCCGTTACGCAAAAACCGGCGGAGACGCGTATGGGTGCCGGGAAAGGTTCACCGGAGTACTGGGTCGCGGTAGTGAAGCCTGGCCGCATTATGTTCGAAATAGCAGGCGTCGACGAAACGTCAGCTCGCGAGGCACTGCGTTTGGCGGGACATAAGCTTCCCATTAGAACTAAGTTTGTGACACGCGCGAAAGTGGATGGTGATGCCAATGAAGGTTAA
- the rpsC gene encoding 30S ribosomal protein S3 produces MGQKVHPKGFRIGVIRDWDSKWYAEKNYSDLLLEDFKVRRYIKDKLFATGVGQVVIQRTGAIVRVFIHTAKPGMVIGRGGAGVEELRKALEILTKKQVYVNIIEIKTPELNAQLVAENVAAQIEKRIAYRRAMRQVMGRTMRLGAKGIRVAIGGRLNGAEIARREWAREGTIPLHTLRADIDYGVATAHTAYGQIGIKVWIYKGEILPKPTKAAAEGGE; encoded by the coding sequence GTGGGACAAAAAGTTCATCCCAAGGGATTTCGCATTGGCGTTATCAGAGACTGGGATTCGAAGTGGTACGCTGAGAAGAACTACTCCGACCTTCTGCTTGAAGACTTCAAGGTTCGCCGCTACATCAAAGATAAGTTGTTCGCAACTGGCGTAGGCCAAGTTGTGATCCAGCGTACCGGAGCGATTGTGCGCGTGTTTATTCACACTGCTAAACCCGGTATGGTAATCGGCCGCGGCGGTGCCGGTGTGGAGGAGCTGCGCAAGGCGCTCGAAATCCTCACCAAGAAGCAAGTCTATGTCAACATCATCGAGATTAAGACGCCCGAACTAAACGCCCAGCTAGTGGCCGAGAATGTCGCCGCGCAGATTGAGAAGCGCATTGCCTATCGCCGCGCCATGCGTCAAGTGATGGGCCGCACCATGCGCTTAGGTGCCAAGGGCATTAGAGTTGCTATCGGCGGACGCCTAAACGGCGCGGAAATTGCACGCCGCGAATGGGCGCGCGAAGGCACAATTCCTTTGCACACGCTCAGGGCCGACATCGATTACGGCGTAGCCACGGCGCACACTGCCTACGGGCAGATTGGCATTAAGGTCTGGATTTACAAGGGCGAAATTCTACCTAAGCCGACGAAGGCGGCGGCAGAGGGAGGCGAGTAA
- the rplV gene encoding 50S ribosomal protein L22 encodes MQAKAVARNVRIAPRKARVVIDLVRGKNVGEATNILKFTPKVAAEVILKVMKSAAANAEHNYQLDPEKLYVSEAFVDAGPTLKRWHPRAQGRIYPILKRSCHITVVVKER; translated from the coding sequence ATGCAAGCGAAAGCGGTTGCCCGCAACGTGCGCATCGCGCCGCGCAAAGCGCGAGTTGTCATTGACCTCGTCCGCGGCAAGAATGTGGGGGAGGCCACCAATATTCTTAAGTTTACACCTAAAGTAGCTGCCGAAGTAATCCTTAAGGTTATGAAGTCAGCAGCTGCTAACGCTGAACACAACTATCAGCTAGACCCGGAGAAGCTGTATGTCTCAGAGGCATTCGTGGACGCCGGTCCCACGCTAAAGCGTTGGCATCCACGCGCGCAGGGTCGCATTTACCCCATTTTGAAGCGTTCGTGCCACATTACCGTTGTGGTAAAAGAAAGGTAG
- the rpsS gene encoding 30S ribosomal protein S19: MSRSVKKGPFVQERLLARIRQMNAKGEKKVLKTWSRASTIFPDMVGHTIAVYDGRKHVPVYVSEEMVGHKLGEFSPTRTFRGHGGHTERTTALK, from the coding sequence ATGTCTCGTTCCGTAAAGAAGGGCCCCTTTGTACAGGAAAGACTGCTTGCTAGGATTAGACAGATGAACGCCAAAGGCGAGAAGAAAGTGCTTAAGACTTGGTCTCGCGCTTCGACGATTTTCCCGGACATGGTTGGTCATACCATTGCGGTTTACGATGGGCGCAAACACGTGCCGGTGTACGTCAGCGAAGAAATGGTAGGGCACAAGCTTGGGGAATTTAGCCCCACCCGTACTTTCCGCGGGCATGGCGGCCACACCGAACGCACCACAGCATTGAAGTAG
- the rplB gene encoding 50S ribosomal protein L2: protein MAMKKFKPTSPGRRFMTVESFAEITTTTPERSLLAPLTNKAGRNNQGRITVRHQGGGHKRKYRIIDFKRDKDGIPATVATIEYDPNRTAYIALLNYADGEKRYILAPQGLKVGAKVVSGAQADIVVGNTLPLRSIPVGTVVHNIELKPGKGAQMVRSAGASAQLMAKEGAYALVRLPSSEDRLVHIDCKATIGQVGNLEYENVSIGKAGRSRWLRRRPTVRGVVMNPVDHPHGGGEGRAPIGRKSPLTPWGVPTLGHKTRQKKKHSDKYIVRRRKS from the coding sequence ATGGCTATGAAGAAGTTTAAGCCTACTTCACCCGGTCGGCGTTTTATGACCGTGGAGAGTTTTGCGGAGATTACCACGACTACGCCGGAGCGTTCTCTGCTCGCGCCGCTGACTAACAAGGCGGGGCGCAACAATCAGGGGCGCATTACGGTTCGTCATCAGGGCGGCGGCCACAAGCGCAAGTACCGCATTATCGACTTTAAGCGCGATAAGGACGGCATCCCGGCAACCGTAGCCACCATCGAGTATGACCCAAACCGCACCGCTTACATCGCGCTGCTTAACTATGCGGATGGCGAAAAACGTTATATTCTTGCGCCGCAAGGCCTCAAAGTCGGAGCCAAAGTGGTTTCCGGTGCACAGGCTGACATTGTCGTAGGAAATACCCTGCCGCTTAGGAGCATCCCGGTGGGCACTGTGGTGCATAACATCGAGCTAAAGCCAGGCAAAGGCGCGCAAATGGTTCGCTCAGCCGGTGCATCGGCACAACTTATGGCTAAAGAAGGCGCCTACGCACTAGTGAGGCTGCCGTCAAGCGAGGATCGTTTGGTCCACATTGACTGCAAGGCGACTATCGGTCAAGTAGGCAACCTCGAGTATGAGAACGTCTCTATCGGCAAGGCCGGCCGCTCACGTTGGCTCAGGCGTCGTCCGACGGTGCGTGGCGTAGTAATGAACCCGGTCGACCATCCGCACGGCGGTGGCGAGGGCCGTGCCCCGATTGGCCGCAAGAGCCCGCTTACTCCTTGGGGGGTACCGACTTTAGGCCACAAGACACGCCAGAAGAAGAAGCACAGCGACAAGTACATCGTGCGTCGCCGTAAGTCTTAG
- the rplW gene encoding 50S ribosomal protein L23 yields MRDPRDIIKRPVISERSTDLQEMRKYVFAVDLRANKTEIRQAVEHLFKVEVEAVNTMRVAGKFKRHGVHSGYRSDWKKAIVTLTPKSKPIPIFDSV; encoded by the coding sequence ATGCGGGACCCCAGAGATATCATCAAGCGGCCTGTAATCAGTGAGCGCAGCACAGATCTACAGGAAATGCGCAAATACGTCTTTGCCGTAGACCTGCGTGCCAACAAAACCGAGATTCGGCAGGCAGTCGAACACCTGTTTAAGGTAGAAGTCGAAGCTGTCAACACCATGCGCGTAGCAGGGAAGTTTAAGCGCCACGGCGTCCACAGCGGCTATCGTTCCGATTGGAAAAAGGCCATCGTCACGCTCACGCCCAAGTCAAAGCCCATACCGATTTTTGACTCGGTCTAG